A region of Peromyscus maniculatus bairdii isolate BWxNUB_F1_BW_parent chromosome 7, HU_Pman_BW_mat_3.1, whole genome shotgun sequence DNA encodes the following proteins:
- the Pomgnt2 gene encoding protein O-linked-mannose beta-1,4-N-acetylglucosaminyltransferase 2, producing the protein MHLSAVFNALLVSVLAAVLWKHVRLREHAATLEEELAHGQQSLDPVPGLRIDYPKALQVLMEGGTHMVCTGRTHTDRICRFKWLCYSNEAEEFIFFHGNSSVMLPNLGSRRFQPALLDLSTVEDHNAQYFNFVELPAAALRFMPKPVFVPDVALIANRFNPDNLMHVFHDDLLPLFYTLRQFPGLAQEARLFFMEGWGEGAHFDLYKLLSPKQPLLRAQLKTLGRLLCFSHAFVGLSKVTTWYQYGFVQPQGPKANILVSGNEIRQFTRFMTERLNVSHAGAPLGEEYILVFSRTQNRLILNEAELLLELAQEFQMKTVTVSLEDHTFADVVRLVSNASMLVSMHGAQLVTALFLPRGATVVELFPYAVNPDHYTPYKTLATLPGMDLQYVAWRNMIRENTVTHPERPWDQGGITHLDRAEQARILQSREVPRHLCCRNPEWLFRIYQDTRVDIPSLMQSIRRVVKGRPGPRRQRWTISLYPGKVREARCQASVQGATEAHLSVSWQIPWNLKYLKVREVKYEVWLQEQGENTYAPYMLTLQNHTFTENIKPFTTYLVWVRCIFNKSLLGPFADVLVCST; encoded by the coding sequence ATGCACCTCTCTGCAGTGTTCAATGCTCTCCTAGTGTCTGTGCTGGCTGCAGTCCTGTGGAAGCATGTGCGGCTGCGGGAGCATGCGGCCACCCTAGAGGAGGAACTGGCCCACGGACAGCAGTCCCTGGATCCGGTTCCGGGGCTGAGGATTGACTACCCAAAGGCCCTGCAGGTCCTCATGGAGggtggcacccacatggtgtgcACAGGCCGCACCCACACAGACCGCATCTGCCGCTTCAAGTGGCTCTGCTACTCCAATGAGGCGGAAGAATTCATCTTCTTCCATGGCAACTCGTCCGTGATGCTGCCCAACCTGGGCTCCCGGCGCTTCCAGCCGGCCCTGCTGGACCTGTCCACTGTGGAGGACCACAATGCCCAATACTTCAACTTCGTGGAGCTGCCCGCCGCGGCCCTGCGCTTCATGCCAAAGCCAGTGTTCGTGCCTGATGTGGCCCTCATCGCCAACCGCTTCAACCCCGATAACCTCATGCATGTCTTCCATGACGACCTGCTCCCCCTCTTCTACACGCTGAGGCAGTTCCCTGGCCTGGCCCAGGAGGCCCGGCTCTTCTTCATGGAGGGCTGGGGCGAGGGCGCTCACTTTGACCTTTACAAACTCCTTAGCCCCAAGCAGCCGCTGCTGCGTGCGCAGCTCAAGACGCTGGGCCGGTTGCTCTGCTTCTCCCATGCTTTTGTGGGCCTGTCCAAGGTCACCACCTGGTACCAGTATGGCTTTGTCCAGCCCCAGGGCCCAAAGGCCAACATCCTCGTCTCAGGCAATGAGATCCGGCAGTTCACCCGCTTCATGACCGAAAGGCTGAATGTGAGCCACGCAGGGGCACCCCTGGGTGAGGAGTACATTCTGGTCTTCAGTCGCACCCAGAACAGACTCATCTTGAACGAGGCAGAGCTGTTGCTGGAGCTAGCACAAGAGTTCCAGATGAAGACGGTGACTGTGTCCCTGGAGGACCACACCTTTGCCGACGTCGTGCGGCTGGTCAGCAACGCCTCCATGCTAGTCAGCATGCATGGCGCCCAGCTGGTCACGGCCCTCTTCCTGCCCCGTGGGGCCACCGTGGTCGAACTCTTCCCCTATGCTGTCAACCCTGACCACTACACCCCCTATAAGACGCTGGCCACGCTGCCTGGCATGGACCTGCAGTATGTAGCCTGGCGAAACATGATACGGGAGAACACAGTCACACACCCTGAGCGGCCCTGGGACCAAGGGGGCATCACCCACCTGGACCGGGCTGAGCAGGCCCGCATCCTACAGAGCCGAGAGGTCCCCCGGCATCTCTGTTGCCGGAACCCTGAGTGGCTCTTCCGAATCTACCAGGACACCAGGGTGGACATCCCGTCCCTCATGCAATCCATTCGGCGTGTGGTAAAGGGCCGGCCAGGGCCGCGGAGGCAGAGGTGGACAATCAGCCTGTACCCAGGCAAGGTGCGGGAGGCTCGATGCCAGGCGTCTGTGCAGGGTGCCACCGAGGCCCACCTGTCTGTGTCCTGGCAGATCCCGTGGAACCTCAAGTACCTAAAAGTGAGGGAGGTGAAGTACGAGGTGTGGCTGCAGGAGCAGGGGGAGAACACCTACGCACCTTACATGCTGACCCTGCAGAATCACACCTTCACCGAGAACATCAAGCCTTTCACCACCTACCTGGTGTGGGTCCGCTGCATCTTTAACAAGAGCCTCCTGGGACCTTTTGCAGATGTGCTGGTGTGCAGCACGTAG